The proteins below come from a single Malus sylvestris chromosome 3, drMalSylv7.2, whole genome shotgun sequence genomic window:
- the LOC126617501 gene encoding uncharacterized protein LOC126617501 isoform X2, translated as MGSYSTWSCIKHIPHRLAGVALVVPVVNYRWPSLPEKLIKDDYRRKLIHWGLLFAEFAPGLLRWWVTQKWLPSTSVMERNPVFFNSKDMDVLKVIPGFPMLTQEKLRQRVVFDTLHHDFKLAFTPWDFDPMDLSNPFPQNQRSVHIWQGYEDKVVPFELQRYVSSKLPWIQYHEVPDGGHLLVHYTGLCEAILRALLLGEEHPHYKPNIPKIVP; from the exons ATGGGATCGTATTCCACCTGGAGTTGCATCAAACATATACCACACAG GCTCGCAGGTGTGGCCTTAGTAGTTCCAGTTGTGAATTACCGGTGGCCTTCTCTTCCCGAGAAACTAATAAAGGATGATTACCGCAGGAAACTCATACATTGGGGGCTCTTGTTTGCAGAATTTGCCCCGGGATTACTGCGGTGGTGGGTTACTCAGAAATGGCTCCCCTCAACGTCTGTCATGGAAAGAAACCCGGTATTCTTCAACAGCAAAGACATGGATGTCCTGAAAGTAATACCAGGGTTCCCAATGCTCACTCAG GAGAAGCTACGACAACGAGTGGTTTTCGATACTCTGCATCATGACTTCAAATTGGCTTTCACACCGTGGGATTTTGATCCCATGGATCTCAGTAACCCATTCCCGCAAAACCAGCGCTCTGTTCACATCTGGCAAGGTTACGAAGATAAAGTTGTGCCGTTTGAACTTCAAAGATATGTTTCAAGTAAGCTACCCTGGATTCAGTATCACGAAGTTCCTGATGGCGGACATTTGCTTGTGCATTATACCGGTTTATGTGAGGCGATTCTGAGGGCCCTTTTGCTCGGAGAAGAACATCCCCATTACAAACCTAATATACCCAAAATTGTTCCATAA